One stretch of Candidatus Nitrosotenuis cloacae DNA includes these proteins:
- a CDS encoding AtaL-like protein — protein MVISHSEKINCSEQKLWALLLDKAKHPEKTIKQVTESTIIQKYTDGYLREMTAVGMNIKERITINEKSREIKFTLVDNTEFDGYFLNKIEGKDCELVLTYLQDWTPKDKNAKKDFDLQFLSVIKNAVLAMKKLAEAQ, from the coding sequence GTGGTCATATCACATTCTGAGAAGATCAATTGTTCCGAACAAAAACTGTGGGCCTTGCTACTAGACAAAGCAAAGCACCCAGAAAAAACCATAAAGCAAGTCACAGAATCCACAATCATACAAAAATACACTGATGGCTATCTAAGGGAAATGACCGCGGTTGGAATGAACATCAAGGAAAGAATCACTATTAATGAAAAATCTCGCGAGATCAAATTTACATTAGTAGATAATACGGAATTTGATGGTTATTTCCTAAACAAAATAGAAGGAAAGGACTGTGAGCTAGTCCTGACATATTTGCAGGACTGGACACCAAAAGACAAAAACGCAAAAAAAGATTTTGATTTACAGTTTTTATCAGTGATAAAAAATGCTGTTCTTGCAATGAAAAAACTGGCGGAGGCACAATGA
- a CDS encoding proteasome subunit beta, whose amino-acid sequence MSANSVEDKILHGTTTVGIKASDGVVLCADMRASAGYFIANNNTMKIQQLARHAGLTLAGGVADAQNITDVLRYHASIHRVQKNEDIPIKSLARLCSLMFHQNRGYPFIADILLGGYDKQGPQLVNVDVFGSVEEKKYVTTGSGSPVAYGTLEDEYRDNLKVEEAKVIALRAVKAAIVRNIGTGDGINVAIIDKEGFRLLSKEQKKAIIAL is encoded by the coding sequence GTGTCAGCTAATAGCGTAGAAGACAAAATTCTACATGGAACAACCACAGTAGGGATTAAGGCAAGCGACGGTGTCGTATTGTGCGCAGACATGCGTGCAAGCGCAGGCTATTTCATTGCAAACAACAACACAATGAAGATTCAACAGCTGGCTCGACATGCAGGCCTTACTCTGGCAGGCGGAGTAGCAGATGCACAAAACATCACAGACGTTCTAAGATATCACGCAAGCATTCACCGAGTGCAAAAAAATGAAGACATTCCAATCAAATCTCTAGCAAGACTATGTTCATTGATGTTTCATCAAAACAGAGGCTATCCATTCATTGCAGACATTTTGCTTGGCGGATACGACAAACAAGGTCCACAACTAGTAAACGTAGATGTGTTTGGCTCAGTCGAAGAGAAAAAATATGTCACGACGGGAAGCGGCTCACCAGTAGCATATGGTACCCTAGAAGACGAATACCGAGACAACCTCAAAGTAGAAGAGGCCAAGGTAATCGCATTGCGTGCTGTAAAGGCAGCAATAGTTAGAAACATTGGAACCGGCGACGGAATCAATGTTGCAATTATAGATAAAGAGGGTTTTCGACTCTTGAGCAAAGAGCAGAAGAAAGCCATCATTGCTTTGTAG
- a CDS encoding pirin family protein: MIKIVSNDQNFKTEIDWLISYHHFSFGEHYHPDKTNFGPLRVFNDDIIHPGMGFGFHQHKDMEIITYVTQGTLEHKDSLGNTGTIEAGNIQRMSAGIGVFHSEYNHSKDKPLKLLQIWITPDTKNLKPSWEQKTFLEKDRLDNFFQVIGPANHALKIHQDAEFYISKLTKKTKYQIKQGRQYYLFVITGNITLNNILMKEKDSAEITNETELDVQSDSAEIILIDLPQS, translated from the coding sequence ATGATCAAAATCGTTTCGAATGATCAAAATTTTAAAACAGAAATTGATTGGCTGATTAGCTATCACCATTTTTCATTTGGTGAGCACTATCACCCAGACAAAACAAACTTTGGGCCACTGCGGGTCTTCAATGATGATATCATACATCCAGGTATGGGATTTGGATTTCATCAACACAAAGACATGGAGATCATCACCTATGTCACACAGGGAACACTTGAGCACAAGGACAGCCTTGGGAACACTGGAACAATTGAGGCTGGTAACATCCAAAGAATGTCTGCGGGAATAGGTGTGTTTCACTCTGAATACAACCACTCAAAAGACAAACCTCTGAAACTTTTGCAAATCTGGATCACACCTGATACAAAAAATCTCAAGCCGTCATGGGAACAAAAGACTTTTCTGGAAAAAGACAGACTGGATAATTTTTTTCAAGTAATTGGGCCTGCTAATCATGCACTAAAGATTCATCAAGATGCAGAATTTTATATCTCAAAGCTGACAAAGAAAACAAAATACCAAATCAAGCAAGGCAGGCAATACTATCTCTTTGTTATTACTGGTAACATTACACTAAACAACATCCTAATGAAGGAAAAAGACTCGGCAGAAATAACCAATGAGACAGAACTAGATGTACAATCTGATAGTGCGGAAATAATTCTAATTGATCTGCCGCAAAGCTAA
- a CDS encoding beta-CASP ribonuclease aCPSF1 gives MQKRQQEKDSSTAQSVMATILQSIPKEAQVSKIDYEGPRIALYTRSPSFLMENNQIVSDLVNVIKKRIVVRTEESIRKNEDDARKIIAEALPKEAELGGTYFDTATGEVSVEVKRPWLLQNNPEFNSAKLTEQMGWRIRIRKATIIQSSTIQQINYNLKLSSSERSKQLKQIGESIFRPRLAQRSEVSLMTLGGFGQVGRSSMILTTPESKILIDCGVNPGARSPSEAFPRLDWANITLDELDAIVIGHAHLDHTGFLPVLCKYGYKGPIYCTEPTLPMMNLIQLDAIRVAAAQGRAPLYAERDVKQIMRQTITIPYGTVTDIAPDIKLVFSNAGHILGSATCHFHIGNGDHNFVYTGDIKFGKSILFDSASWNYPRVETLLIESTYGAREDIQPTRQEVESAFINAVNNTLVDGGKVLIPIPAVGRAQEILMVIDHYMKAGQMVEAPVFTEGMISEATAIHEAYPEYLARELRQKILETDDNPFDSEYFTNIEHSDAREEPLRDNTPCIILATSGMLEGGPVLEYFRNIAPGNKNKIIFVSYQVNGTLGRRVLDGSKQVSLLGKDGKVEVVNVNCSMIKLDGFSGHSDFNQLMSFVHKLRPKLRRVLVNHGERRKCESLAMNIRRQFRVPAHYPQVQEAIRLF, from the coding sequence ATGCAAAAAAGACAACAGGAAAAGGATTCATCTACAGCCCAAAGTGTAATGGCAACAATACTGCAAAGTATTCCAAAAGAGGCCCAAGTAAGCAAAATCGACTATGAGGGCCCACGAATTGCACTATACACGAGATCACCATCATTTCTGATGGAAAACAACCAGATAGTCTCAGATCTGGTAAATGTGATCAAAAAAAGAATCGTAGTCAGAACAGAAGAGTCGATTCGCAAAAACGAAGATGACGCCAGAAAAATAATTGCAGAGGCACTACCAAAGGAAGCAGAACTGGGAGGCACATATTTTGATACGGCAACAGGTGAGGTCTCTGTAGAGGTAAAGCGACCTTGGCTACTCCAGAACAATCCCGAGTTTAATTCAGCAAAACTAACTGAGCAGATGGGTTGGAGAATTCGAATTAGAAAGGCAACTATCATCCAATCCAGCACCATTCAGCAAATCAACTATAATCTCAAATTATCATCATCAGAGCGCTCAAAGCAGCTCAAGCAAATAGGCGAGAGCATTTTCAGGCCAAGACTAGCCCAAAGATCTGAGGTTTCTTTGATGACACTTGGCGGATTTGGCCAAGTAGGCAGGTCCAGCATGATACTTACCACACCAGAAAGCAAGATCCTAATTGATTGTGGTGTAAACCCAGGCGCACGATCTCCATCTGAGGCATTTCCAAGATTGGATTGGGCAAACATAACACTAGATGAGCTGGATGCAATTGTAATAGGCCATGCACACTTGGATCATACCGGATTCTTGCCGGTATTATGCAAGTATGGCTACAAGGGCCCAATCTATTGCACAGAGCCAACCCTACCAATGATGAATCTAATTCAACTAGATGCAATACGAGTAGCAGCTGCGCAAGGACGAGCGCCACTGTACGCAGAGCGCGATGTAAAACAGATCATGCGACAAACCATAACCATTCCATATGGAACAGTAACTGACATTGCACCAGACATCAAGTTGGTATTTTCAAATGCAGGCCACATTCTTGGTTCTGCGACATGTCACTTTCACATTGGTAATGGTGATCATAATTTTGTATACACTGGCGATATCAAATTTGGCAAGAGCATTCTATTTGATAGTGCATCATGGAACTATCCTCGAGTTGAAACCTTACTCATAGAGAGCACATATGGCGCAAGAGAGGACATCCAGCCAACAAGACAAGAAGTAGAGTCTGCATTCATCAATGCAGTAAACAACACACTAGTTGATGGCGGAAAGGTCTTGATTCCAATTCCGGCAGTGGGTCGTGCCCAGGAAATACTGATGGTAATTGATCACTACATGAAGGCAGGCCAGATGGTCGAAGCACCAGTATTTACAGAGGGAATGATTTCCGAGGCTACTGCAATACATGAAGCCTATCCTGAATATTTGGCGCGCGAATTACGCCAGAAAATCCTGGAAACTGATGATAATCCATTTGACTCTGAATATTTCACAAACATCGAGCACTCTGATGCAAGAGAAGAACCTCTGCGAGACAACACACCATGTATAATTTTGGCAACCTCTGGTATGCTAGAGGGCGGCCCAGTCTTGGAGTATTTCAGAAACATTGCTCCAGGAAACAAAAACAAGATAATCTTTGTCTCATATCAGGTCAATGGCACTCTAGGAAGACGGGTCCTTGATGGCTCAAAGCAGGTCTCCTTGCTAGGAAAAGACGGCAAAGTAGAGGTGGTAAACGTAAACTGCTCCATGATAAAGCTTGATGGATTTTCCGGCCACAGCGATTTCAATCAGTTAATGTCATTTGTGCACAAGCTAAGACCAAAGCTTCGACGAGTCTTGGTGAATCACGGTGAGCGAAGAAAGTGTGAAAGCCTTGCAATGAATATTCGCAGACAATTCCGAGTTCCGGCCCACTATCCACAGGTGCAGGAAGCAATCAGGCTGTTCTAG
- a CDS encoding sn-glycerol-1-phosphate dehydrogenase — translation MRNSPSHTMELPRLIVVGEKNIGGFGKFLQNLGPTKKVSIIAGNHVQKIIRVKISKSLSDSKIKAVWHSPKTNDEKSIGMVESQVRKDRSDLIVGIGGGRSVDVAKMISYNLDKPFVSVPTAASHDGIASPFVSVKGEKPHSLVATAPLGVFVDIDVIKRAPKKLLASGCGDLVAKITAVKDWQLGRDNTGEYYGRYSSNLASMSAKILLEATEKKKRPDIREIVEALISAGVASCIAGSSRPCSGSEHLFSHALDKLAPGIGLHGEKCGIGAILMAKLQGQDWKKIANTLKNAGAPTTAKQIGLKKQVVVEALVIAQSLRPERYTILKQIKMTHKKALELAKSTNVI, via the coding sequence ATGCGTAATTCTCCATCTCATACAATGGAGCTTCCGCGCCTGATAGTAGTAGGAGAAAAAAATATTGGGGGCTTTGGCAAGTTTTTGCAAAATCTGGGCCCGACAAAAAAGGTCTCTATCATTGCGGGCAATCACGTTCAAAAAATCATCAGGGTAAAAATCTCAAAGTCTTTGTCTGATTCCAAAATCAAGGCAGTCTGGCACAGCCCAAAGACAAACGACGAAAAATCAATTGGTATGGTAGAATCCCAAGTAAGAAAGGACAGATCAGACCTCATAGTTGGGATTGGTGGGGGCAGATCAGTTGATGTCGCAAAAATGATCTCGTATAATTTAGACAAACCCTTTGTCAGTGTTCCAACAGCTGCATCGCATGATGGAATTGCAAGCCCCTTTGTGTCTGTAAAAGGGGAAAAGCCACACTCGCTGGTTGCAACTGCACCGCTTGGTGTGTTTGTAGACATTGATGTGATAAAAAGAGCACCAAAGAAGCTTTTGGCTTCTGGGTGTGGTGATCTGGTTGCCAAAATAACTGCAGTAAAGGACTGGCAGCTTGGACGAGATAATACCGGCGAATATTACGGACGCTACTCATCAAACTTGGCATCAATGAGTGCCAAGATCTTACTAGAAGCAACTGAGAAGAAAAAAAGACCAGACATTCGTGAAATCGTAGAGGCACTGATCAGTGCAGGTGTTGCATCATGCATTGCAGGAAGTAGCAGACCATGCTCTGGCTCTGAGCACTTGTTTTCTCATGCGTTGGACAAGCTAGCGCCAGGAATAGGATTGCATGGGGAGAAATGTGGAATTGGTGCAATCCTGATGGCAAAGCTTCAGGGACAGGACTGGAAAAAGATAGCAAATACGCTCAAAAATGCAGGTGCACCAACCACTGCAAAGCAGATCGGCCTCAAAAAACAAGTTGTTGTAGAAGCACTAGTAATAGCGCAATCATTGCGACCTGAGCGATATACCATTCTAAAGCAGATCAAGATGACCCACAAAAAAGCATTAGAGCTTGCAAAAAGTACGAATGTAATTTAG
- a CDS encoding zinc metalloprotease HtpX produces MSAKLVASMSLTMMLVFGLLFAFMAAIGAYLNVGVFGMAGMGIFMGLIQWLIGPKIIRWSTNLRTLSPGELPWVEQTVREICAKNNVKVPQITIANNGMPNAFVFGRTSNSATLALTQGLLNNLTQDEVKGVIAHEIGHIKHHDMLVMTIVSVVPTIAYYIAMSTMFSGRSHRNQVGGAAMIGIGAFVVYFITNLMVLHFSRLREFYADRFAGQQIKPTHLASALAKITYGLSIQKQNMQNSSLRAFYAVDPVASSLEVSRFASYYLDLHISEKEVQDAMDWERRNSFSKFGELFRTHPLTYKRIAKLYELDKELDKSEKT; encoded by the coding sequence ATGTCGGCAAAACTAGTTGCATCAATGAGCCTCACCATGATGTTGGTGTTTGGATTACTCTTTGCGTTCATGGCAGCAATTGGGGCTTATCTGAATGTGGGAGTTTTTGGAATGGCTGGAATGGGAATTTTTATGGGATTGATCCAATGGTTAATCGGTCCAAAAATAATCCGATGGAGTACAAACCTGAGGACGCTGAGCCCGGGTGAGCTCCCATGGGTTGAGCAAACAGTCAGGGAGATCTGCGCCAAAAACAACGTAAAGGTTCCACAGATAACAATTGCAAACAATGGCATGCCAAATGCATTTGTCTTTGGCAGAACAAGCAATTCTGCAACGCTTGCACTAACACAGGGGCTGCTAAACAACCTAACACAGGACGAGGTAAAGGGAGTAATTGCGCACGAGATAGGTCACATCAAGCACCATGACATGCTTGTAATGACAATAGTCTCTGTTGTGCCAACAATTGCATATTACATTGCCATGTCGACGATGTTTTCTGGCAGATCACACAGGAATCAGGTAGGTGGTGCAGCAATGATAGGAATTGGCGCATTTGTGGTGTACTTTATTACAAATCTCATGGTGTTGCATTTCTCAAGACTCAGGGAATTTTATGCAGACAGATTCGCAGGACAGCAAATCAAGCCCACACATTTAGCAAGTGCTTTGGCAAAAATAACGTACGGATTGAGCATACAAAAACAAAACATGCAAAATTCTTCGCTGCGAGCATTTTACGCAGTGGATCCTGTTGCATCTAGCCTTGAGGTATCCAGATTTGCATCATATTATTTGGACTTGCACATTTCAGAAAAAGAGGTCCAAGATGCGATGGACTGGGAGCGAAGAAACTCGTTCTCCAAGTTTGGCGAGCTGTTCAGAACACATCCACTTACATACAAAAGAATTGCAAAGCTCTACGAGCTAGACAAGGAACTGGACAAATCAGAAAAAACCTGA